The DNA window TCGATCAACACAGCGGGAAACACAGGCCTCGCAAAGGCGGGAAGCGGTGATCTCCTCTCAGGATCGATTGCCGGTTTTGCAGCCCAAACAGGGGATCTCGATCAATCTGCGATACTGGGAATGTACTTCATGGGCAGAGCGGCCGAGCTCTCTAGTGTTTCAGAACCATGTAATTCTGCCTCAAGAATTGCAGACTCCTTCTCGCTTGTCTTTAAGCAGTTCGAGCAGAATGCAAAGGAGAGATTACATGGAACTAGGCCATAATATTTCCCAGCGACTTGAGCAGAAACTCGGCCTCTCACTGAAGGCCCAGCAGGCCCTGAAACTGCTCCAGCTCAATTCACTTGAGATCTCTGCCGAACTCGAAGAGATTGTACAGGCAAATCCTCTTCTTGAAATAAAGAGAGAAGACTACGAACTCATAGAAGAAAGCAAAGAAAGCCATAGAGAACCTGAAGACGAGGAAAATATCGAAGAAGGAGATTATTACTCACTCCCTGCGAGCAACTCCATTTACATGAAACAAGAAAGCACCGATCGCGACGGCTGGGACTTCGACAGAATTGAAGCCCAACAGCCGACCTTTAGAGAGATACTCAGAGACTTCGCTTTCTACATACTCGACGATGACCTTTTCTGTATCTTTGAAGTACTACTGGATAACATGGACGATCTCGGCATGATTACCTCAGATCTCGAGACAATTGCCCGGGAAAATCACTGCCCCGTCGATGGACTCTCTGCAGTCATTTCTGCAATGAGAAACGGTGGCTTCGACGGCGTCTTTGCCTCGAATCGCGAAGAACTCGAAACCCTTATGGGGCCAGGCCTCTTCCCTTCATCGGGGTACAGCGATGGCTCCTATGTAAGATATGTTGAGCCGGATGTCTATATTGAGTTTCTCGATGAGAAGTTCATAGTCACCGTCAGGGATTACTCGCTCGTCTTGAACGTTGATGAATCCTACGAAGAGATAATGGAAAGCGGCGAAAAGGCGGCAAGA is part of the Mesotoga sp. BH458_6_3_2_1 genome and encodes:
- a CDS encoding RNA polymerase subunit sigma-54, coding for MQRRDYMELGHNISQRLEQKLGLSLKAQQALKLLQLNSLEISAELEEIVQANPLLEIKREDYELIEESKESHREPEDEENIEEGDYYSLPASNSIYMKQESTDRDGWDFDRIEAQQPTFREILRDFAFYILDDDLFCIFEVLLDNMDDLGMITSDLETIARENHCPVDGLSAVISAMRNGGFDGVFASNREELETLMGPGLFPSSGYSDGSYVRYVEPDVYIEFLDEKFIVTVRDYSLVLNVDESYEEIMESGEKAARKYLEDKLEEAKFYITALERRKTTLITIGNEIVMRNAPFLLKTSDKIRPLKMNSIADKIGVVVSTVSRAVKDKFVQTPVGTFPIRYFFGNVQEKEQALEVIAEIVREDPEISDAQLVIELNNRDICIARRTVNKYRNQLGLGKTKW